Proteins co-encoded in one Chroicocephalus ridibundus chromosome 6, bChrRid1.1, whole genome shotgun sequence genomic window:
- the FAM43A gene encoding protein FAM43A, whose amino-acid sequence MLPWKRSKVELVAGEGRRQSKPKGYAVSVHYSALTSLARACPESALHRVGSMFRSKRRKFRVTSEDPTYTVLYLGNATTIQSKGEGCTDLAVCKIWSKSEAGRQGTKMKLTISAQGIRMAHAEDKGLRRPGHLYLLHRVTYCVADPRLPRVFAWIYRHELKHKAVMLRCHAVLVSKPEKAKAMALLLYQTSATALAEFRRLKKRDDARHQQQQLVGEESIPLVPLRKLLNGQCCYKPPVERSRSAPKLGSITEDLLGEEQEERAMHCDCEDILEALGEPEGELLRAGAGRGEGPELGQLLRDLGELSLGNDLRSLRADLRVRRLLSGESTGSESSLESNGPDGAAPPCNGAEQPPPGDPETG is encoded by the coding sequence ATGCTGCCCTGGAAGCGGAGCAAGGTGGAGCTGGTGGCGGGCGAGGGGCGGCGGCAGAGCAAGCCCAAGGGGTACGCGGTGAGCGTCCACTACTCGGCCCTCACCTCGCTGGCCCGCGCCTGCCCCGAGAGCGCCCTGCACCGCGTGGGCAGCATGTTCCGCTCCAAGCGGCGGAAATTCCGCGTGACCAGCGAGGACCCCACGTACACCGTGCTCTACCTGGGCAACGCCACCACCATCCAGTCCAAGGGAGAGGGCTGCACTGACCTGGCCGTCTGCAAGATCTGGAGCAAGAGCGAGGCCGGCCGGCAGGGCACCAAGATGAAGCTGACCATCAGCGCGCAGGGCATCCGCATGGCCCACGCCGAGGACAAGGGGCTGCGCCGGCCCGGCCACCTCTACCTGCTGCACCGGGTCACCTACTGCGTGGCCGACCCGCGGCTACCGCGCGTCTTCGCCTGGATCTACCGCCACGAGCTGAAGCACAAGGCGGTGATGCTGCGCTGCCACGCCGTGCTGGTCTCCAAGCCCGAGAAGGCGAAGGCCATGGCCCTGCTGCTCTACCAGACCTCGGCCACGGCGCTGGCCGAGTTCCGGCGGCTGAAGAAGCGGGACGACGcccggcaccagcagcagcagctggtgggcGAGGAGAGCATCCCGCTGGTGCCGCTGCGCAAGCTGCTCAACGGGCAGTGCTGCTACAAGCCGCCGGTGGAGCGGAGCCGCAGCGCGCCCAAGCTGGGCTCCATCACGGAGGACCTGCTGggcgaggagcaggaggagcgggCCATGCACTGCGACTGCGAGGACATCCTGGAGGCGCTGGGCGAGCCCGAGGGCGAGCTGCTGCGCGCCGGCGCCGGCCGCGGCGAGGGCCCGGAGCTGGGCCAGCTCCTCCGCGATTTGGGCGAGCTCAGCCTGGGCAACGACCTGCGCTCGCTGCGCGCCGACCTCCGCGTCCGCCGGCTGCTCTCCGGCGAGAGCACGGGCAGCGAGTCCTCCCTGGAGAGCAACGGCCCGGACGGCGCCGCCCCGCCCTGCAACGGCGCCGAGCAGCCGCCCCCCGGCGACCCCGAGACCGGCTGA